One window of Erwinia aphidicola genomic DNA carries:
- a CDS encoding biofilm/acid-resistance regulator YmgB/AriR, whose product MQQQSTESEIVAWFQGGGEKYAQESQALGGVIRDLIATGQLVNNKAIILKLIEKLETTSDVVELDVYRQVLEVVVGLTPDDA is encoded by the coding sequence ATGCAGCAGCAATCAACAGAATCCGAAATCGTCGCCTGGTTTCAAGGGGGAGGAGAAAAGTACGCCCAGGAATCTCAGGCGCTCGGCGGCGTGATCAGGGATCTGATCGCTACGGGTCAACTGGTTAATAACAAGGCGATCATTCTGAAGCTGATTGAGAAGCTGGAAACCACTTCTGACGTGGTTGAGCTAGACGTTTACCGCCAGGTGCTGGAAGTGGTGGTTGGCCTGACCCCGGACGACGCGTAA
- a CDS encoding YgdI/YgdR family lipoprotein, whose protein sequence is MKQNIFKTTVIAALSVFVLAGCSSNQTLNTTDGRTIVTDGKPQIDNDTGLVSYKNAQTGKTEQINRDQVKNMSELDN, encoded by the coding sequence ATGAAACAGAACATCTTTAAAACCACTGTGATTGCCGCACTCTCCGTATTTGTGCTGGCGGGTTGCTCCTCTAACCAGACGCTTAATACCACCGATGGCAGAACCATTGTCACCGACGGTAAGCCGCAGATTGATAATGATACCGGTCTGGTCTCTTATAAAAATGCGCAGACGGGTAAAACCGAACAGATTAACCGCGATCAGGTTAAGAACATGAGTGAACTGGATAACTAA